The following proteins are encoded in a genomic region of Camarhynchus parvulus chromosome 4A, STF_HiC, whole genome shotgun sequence:
- the FRMD7 gene encoding FERM domain-containing protein 7 isoform X2: MLHLKVQFLDDSQKIFVVDQKSCGKGLFSLTCSHLNLVEKEYFGLEFHSQAGNQVWLEPLKPITKQVKMDPGHLREELTRYLFTLQIKKDLAQGRLPCSDKSAALLVSHLLQSELGDFHEETDQQHLATHRYLPNQEYLDNKIMHYHRRHRGKTPAESDAQLLDVARKLEMYGIRPHPASDGEGTQINLAVTHMGVLVLRGNTKINTFNWSKIRKLSFKRKHFLIKLHANISALCKDTLEFTMASRDTCKAFWKTCVEYHAFFRLSEEPKSKPKALLCSKGSSFRYSGRTQRQLLEHGRKAKMKSLPFERKHYTSRYDERQCRSSPDLLTDVSKQVEELRLAYGSRGSYHANGVHGSEPTLDSRRRSSTMEVTFAAELERSKPEASPTFLPHSKSSSAFPLLYAELEMERAWEPIDLFGARNPLTSFRPHHQFAGNSKSTSVGNMREVSARQLVYMDVPCPLPVVAPAPPVLFYLDRALQPPCPALAPGEDTAGPAGASGPTAAKPPRQSPSGAQAGQLHDEAAGTAVGTSMAGDSRSLARPFAYGLQDQPPKRSWSQSDMKTIRFPYGSEFRPLGPCPALSSRKGGVFWHVPAQQGLAPGLRRCPERYLGSSTESSDSDPELLGAEHCSRYGRVLRSPMARVRLSSGSLQLDEEDEEVSFATSAAEERISRGASKYFT, from the exons ATGCTGCACCTCAAAGTCCAGTTCCTGGATGATTCCCAGAAGATCTTTGTAGTTGAT CAAAAATCCTGTGGGAAAGGGCTCTTCAGCCTCACCTGCAGCCACCTGAACCTCGTGGAGAAGGAGTATTTTGGGCTGGAGtttcacagccaggctgggaaccAG GTCTGGTTGGAACCACTAAAACCCATAACAAAGCAAGTGAAAA TGGACCCCGGCCACCTGAGAGAAGAACTGACCAG GTACCTCTTCACCCTCCAGATCAAGAAGGACCTGGCCCAGGGGCGGCTGCCCTGCAGCGACAAGAGCGCCGCGCTGCTCGTCTCCCACCTGCTGCAGT ccGAGCTGGGCGACTTCCACGAGGAGACAgaccagcagcacctggccaCACACAGGTACCTGCCCAACCAGGAGTACCTGGACAACAAGATCATGCACTACCACCGGAGACACAG AGGGAAGACGCCGGCCGAGTCGGACGCTCAGCTGCTGGACGTGGCCAGGAAGCTGGAGATGTACGGGATCCGCCCCCACCCCGCCAGCGACGGCGAGGGGACACAGATCAACCTGGCCGTGACACACAtgggggtgctggtgctgagg GGCAATACAAAGATCAACACCTTCAACTGGTCCAAAATTCGCAAACTGAGTTTCAAGAGGAAGCACTTTCTCATCAAGCTCCATGCGAACATCTCT GCACTGTGCAAGGACACGCTGGAGTTCACCATGGCCAGCCGGGACACCTGCAAGGCCTTCTGGAAGACGTGTGTGGAGTACCACGCCTTCTTCAGGCTCTCTGAGGAGCCCAAGTCAAAGCCCAAAGCCCTTCTGTGCAGCAAAGGTTCCAGCTTCCGCTACAG TGGCAGGACTCAgcggcagctgctggagcacggGAGGAAGGCTAAGATGAAGAGCCTGCCCTTTGAGAG GAAACACTACACATCCCGCTATGATGAGAGGCAGTGCCGCTCCTCCCCGGACCTCCTGACGGATGTATCAAAGCAG gtggaGGAGCTGCGCCTGGCCTACGGCAGCCGAGGCTCCTACCACGCCAACGGCGTGCACGGCTCCGAGCCCACCCTGGACAGCCGGCGCCGCAGCTCCACCATGGAGGTGAcctttgctgctgagctggagcgCTCCAAGCCCGAAGCATCCCCCACCTTCCTGCCCCACTCCAAGAGCTCGTCTGCCTTCCCCCTGCTCTACGCCGAGCTGGAGATGGAGCGGGCGTGGGAGCCCATTGACCTCTTTGGAGCCAGAAATCCCTTGACATCCTTCCGACCCCACCACCAGTTCGCTGGGAACAGCAAGAGCACCTCTGTGGGCAACATGCGGGAGGTGAGCGCCCGGCAGCTGGTGTACATGGatgtgccctgtcccctgcctgtggTGGCCCCGGCGCCCCCTGTGCTCTTCTATCTGGacagggccctgcagcccccatgCCCTGCACTGGCCCCTGGTGAGGACACAGCAGGACCGGCCGGTGCAAGCGGCCCCACGGCAGCAAAACCCCCCCGGCAGAGCCCGAGCGgggcccaggctgggcagctccatgatgaggctgcaggcacagccgTTGGCACGAGCATGGCGGGGGACAGCAGGTCCCTGGCTCGCCCCTTCGCTTATGGCCTTCAGGACCAGCCTCCCAAGCGCTCCTGGAGCCAGTCAGACATGAAAACCATCCGCTTCCCCTATGGCTCGGAGTTCAGGCCCCTGGGGCCGtgccctgctctcagcagtcGCAAAGGGGGTGTTTTCTGGCACGTCccagcccagcaagggctggctCCGGGGCTGCGGCGCTGCCCCGAACGCtacctgggcagcagcaccgaGTCCAGCGACTCGGACCCGGAGCTGCTGGGCGCCGAGCACTGCTCCCGGTACGGCCGCGTGCTGCGCTCGCCCATGGCCCGCGTGCGGCTCTCCTCGGGCAGCCTCCAGctggatgaggaggatgaggaggtgTCCTTTGccaccagtgctgctgaggagaggaTTTCCAGAGGGGCCTCCAAGTATTTTACCTAG
- the FRMD7 gene encoding FERM domain-containing protein 7 isoform X1: MLHLKVQFLDDSQKIFVVDQKSCGKGLFSLTCSHLNLVEKEYFGLEFHSQAGNQVWLEPLKPITKQVKNPKEVLFKFMVKFFPVDPGHLREELTRYLFTLQIKKDLAQGRLPCSDKSAALLVSHLLQSELGDFHEETDQQHLATHRYLPNQEYLDNKIMHYHRRHRGKTPAESDAQLLDVARKLEMYGIRPHPASDGEGTQINLAVTHMGVLVLRGNTKINTFNWSKIRKLSFKRKHFLIKLHANISALCKDTLEFTMASRDTCKAFWKTCVEYHAFFRLSEEPKSKPKALLCSKGSSFRYSGRTQRQLLEHGRKAKMKSLPFERKHYTSRYDERQCRSSPDLLTDVSKQVEELRLAYGSRGSYHANGVHGSEPTLDSRRRSSTMEVTFAAELERSKPEASPTFLPHSKSSSAFPLLYAELEMERAWEPIDLFGARNPLTSFRPHHQFAGNSKSTSVGNMREVSARQLVYMDVPCPLPVVAPAPPVLFYLDRALQPPCPALAPGEDTAGPAGASGPTAAKPPRQSPSGAQAGQLHDEAAGTAVGTSMAGDSRSLARPFAYGLQDQPPKRSWSQSDMKTIRFPYGSEFRPLGPCPALSSRKGGVFWHVPAQQGLAPGLRRCPERYLGSSTESSDSDPELLGAEHCSRYGRVLRSPMARVRLSSGSLQLDEEDEEVSFATSAAEERISRGASKYFT, translated from the exons ATGCTGCACCTCAAAGTCCAGTTCCTGGATGATTCCCAGAAGATCTTTGTAGTTGAT CAAAAATCCTGTGGGAAAGGGCTCTTCAGCCTCACCTGCAGCCACCTGAACCTCGTGGAGAAGGAGTATTTTGGGCTGGAGtttcacagccaggctgggaaccAG GTCTGGTTGGAACCACTAAAACCCATAACAAAGCAAGTGAAAA ATCCTAAGGAGGTTCTTTTCAAATTTATGGTGAAATTTTTCCCAGTGGACCCCGGCCACCTGAGAGAAGAACTGACCAG GTACCTCTTCACCCTCCAGATCAAGAAGGACCTGGCCCAGGGGCGGCTGCCCTGCAGCGACAAGAGCGCCGCGCTGCTCGTCTCCCACCTGCTGCAGT ccGAGCTGGGCGACTTCCACGAGGAGACAgaccagcagcacctggccaCACACAGGTACCTGCCCAACCAGGAGTACCTGGACAACAAGATCATGCACTACCACCGGAGACACAG AGGGAAGACGCCGGCCGAGTCGGACGCTCAGCTGCTGGACGTGGCCAGGAAGCTGGAGATGTACGGGATCCGCCCCCACCCCGCCAGCGACGGCGAGGGGACACAGATCAACCTGGCCGTGACACACAtgggggtgctggtgctgagg GGCAATACAAAGATCAACACCTTCAACTGGTCCAAAATTCGCAAACTGAGTTTCAAGAGGAAGCACTTTCTCATCAAGCTCCATGCGAACATCTCT GCACTGTGCAAGGACACGCTGGAGTTCACCATGGCCAGCCGGGACACCTGCAAGGCCTTCTGGAAGACGTGTGTGGAGTACCACGCCTTCTTCAGGCTCTCTGAGGAGCCCAAGTCAAAGCCCAAAGCCCTTCTGTGCAGCAAAGGTTCCAGCTTCCGCTACAG TGGCAGGACTCAgcggcagctgctggagcacggGAGGAAGGCTAAGATGAAGAGCCTGCCCTTTGAGAG GAAACACTACACATCCCGCTATGATGAGAGGCAGTGCCGCTCCTCCCCGGACCTCCTGACGGATGTATCAAAGCAG gtggaGGAGCTGCGCCTGGCCTACGGCAGCCGAGGCTCCTACCACGCCAACGGCGTGCACGGCTCCGAGCCCACCCTGGACAGCCGGCGCCGCAGCTCCACCATGGAGGTGAcctttgctgctgagctggagcgCTCCAAGCCCGAAGCATCCCCCACCTTCCTGCCCCACTCCAAGAGCTCGTCTGCCTTCCCCCTGCTCTACGCCGAGCTGGAGATGGAGCGGGCGTGGGAGCCCATTGACCTCTTTGGAGCCAGAAATCCCTTGACATCCTTCCGACCCCACCACCAGTTCGCTGGGAACAGCAAGAGCACCTCTGTGGGCAACATGCGGGAGGTGAGCGCCCGGCAGCTGGTGTACATGGatgtgccctgtcccctgcctgtggTGGCCCCGGCGCCCCCTGTGCTCTTCTATCTGGacagggccctgcagcccccatgCCCTGCACTGGCCCCTGGTGAGGACACAGCAGGACCGGCCGGTGCAAGCGGCCCCACGGCAGCAAAACCCCCCCGGCAGAGCCCGAGCGgggcccaggctgggcagctccatgatgaggctgcaggcacagccgTTGGCACGAGCATGGCGGGGGACAGCAGGTCCCTGGCTCGCCCCTTCGCTTATGGCCTTCAGGACCAGCCTCCCAAGCGCTCCTGGAGCCAGTCAGACATGAAAACCATCCGCTTCCCCTATGGCTCGGAGTTCAGGCCCCTGGGGCCGtgccctgctctcagcagtcGCAAAGGGGGTGTTTTCTGGCACGTCccagcccagcaagggctggctCCGGGGCTGCGGCGCTGCCCCGAACGCtacctgggcagcagcaccgaGTCCAGCGACTCGGACCCGGAGCTGCTGGGCGCCGAGCACTGCTCCCGGTACGGCCGCGTGCTGCGCTCGCCCATGGCCCGCGTGCGGCTCTCCTCGGGCAGCCTCCAGctggatgaggaggatgaggaggtgTCCTTTGccaccagtgctgctgaggagaggaTTTCCAGAGGGGCCTCCAAGTATTTTACCTAG